The window GCCGGTCCCCACAGGCCACATTTCAGCAGGGCCTGATTTCATGCCCCTCTACTGTGGACTACACATACGTGTTCACAGACTTCAACAGCCAGGCGAGCCTACCGATGCGGCAGGTTCCAACGAATCAAAGTGCGTCCCAGCAGAACAAACAAGATGTCCACAAGTACCAGTAAAGCATCCGCAGATAAATTCCACGTGTGGTTATTTTACACGGGGCACTGAAATAAACAACACTGGAAAACGCCGAATCAAGTCATTGCCTACCTAGCTAAAATTATACAGGTTACACAATATATGGGATTCAAAAGACAAAATTACTCGCCAAAACTGATGCTACCTGATAGATGCAAGCTGCTCCTACGCTaaagaaatgttttttttttgtgtacaGGTACAACAGAATAAGCAATCTACCTGGCTGGCCCTGGATCTTGAAAACCTGCAGGACCCGCTGCCAAGAATGGTCCCTGATTACGATGGGTAACGGCACAAGTCCATTCAATTTGATTGATATGAAACCTTCCTTTGAGCTATTTTGCAATCGTCATATGGTTTTCCAAATCCCACACCACAATCTTACCATCCAATCCTGTAAACCATTTGGCAAGGAACGTCAAAACAGGCTCAAACAAAGAGAGCTGGAAGCAATTGGGGGAGGCTCAGCTATGTATATATTATATAAACCTGACGTGCTGAATCGTTTTATAGTACCATCACGTCCTTTTGTCAACGGTACGATGCACCTGATGATATGAAGAAAGTATTACTCTAAATCATCAACAAGACCACACCACTGGACATACCAAAATAGAGATAAGCTAAAGAGTGTACGTTATGCAATTCTCATGGGCACCACCACGAGGCTTTGATGGTTCAACGGAGTCGCTACTAGTCCCTTGCTTTGATTGGCCATATAGCTTTCCAAGGGCTTCAGAGAGCTGAAATAAAAAAACTCAGGATTAGTTCGTGTGTGATGTTGACCTGCTGAGTTCAACTCAGTCACATAGATTAGTCTCTGTCTGTCTGTCATTGATCAGAACTTCAGCAGCACTGTAGCCATAAAGTCGTAGTCAGCTACTATTAAACTACATTTTACAGCCCTGGGAAAGCTTCAGCTACTGAACTAATTACATGTAGCGGTCAGTAAAGTCAATACACAAATAAGCACTAATTGCTAGCTATAACAGCAAGgtgcagaaaaaaaaagatgacttACACTGACCACGTTTGCTGTGCCTAGTAATCTAGTACCGATTTTCCTAACCAGTCAAAAACTAGAATAGTTTGGCATCTAATAGATTGCTTGTGAATCTTTTTGACAAAGAATTTCATTTCCATTAGGGCCTGCTATGGCCCAATCCCAGCCCACCATTGCATTAGACTGGTGTTGGGTGCATCCAAACAAAGCCTTAATAAAAACCAGAATCAGATGGCCCACCAAACTGTTTTGCAAGCAGGGCCTGCAATATCGCAACAGCAATTCACCTAACACTCACCCATGCAGGACAAAGCAACCCTTTGATGAACATAGAGTGAATAGCACCCTTATACAATAGAACAATAACGACAAGGTATAATACCATAAGCACTGACTAACACAAGTTAataataaagaagaaaaaacactaCACCTGCGAGGCTTTTGAAGTTGATGGAGTAACTTTCCTCTCATCCAAGAATCTTACAAAACTCCTACACATAAAAGGGTGTAGCTATGGTGAAAAGAAATATGGACATAAAACTCGTAAAGGCTTTAGCTGTCATGGATGAAAATCAGAACTTGTTGCATATCCTGtagaaatgtttttttttatccAAAAAGTGCAACAGAGTATTTTGCCAGGGTACTGAGATTAAAAGAGTTAACAGACTTGAGGTATCCATAAAAATTTACAGGGTTCTTAGTACAGGAAGCACTAACTCAGTTTATAGCGCATCAAGAATAAAAGGGAAAGGAAATACAAGCAATATAAATAAGAGCTGTTACATAGACCTTTGCTTACCAAAGTCCAGTCTCATCAGCAGCAAAGATCATAGGATTGCAGTCAAATCCGACACCAATTACCGTGCGCTCAGAGACAAAAAGAACCTGAGAGTTTGAAGAGTCGTTTCAACATTATGAAATTCAGAAATCACCACATGCGACTAAATAATATCAGAAGGGAAAATGCTGACCCACATCACGGAGAGGCAGATCACGCAGCGCCAAATTTTGTGCAGCAGGAGCCGATTCAACTTCATCAACGAAATAAATCATGGAGTTGTGCCCTGGAATCAAAGTACATGTCAGCACAACAGCACAATTATTATGCGTTGATAACAGCACAACAGCACAATGGTGTCGTGAAAAATATGCGCATTTGGCAAACTCTCAATTAAAAAAAACTGTAGTGGAGAAATAACCTGCATATGCCAATGTTTTTCCACTAGCTGACCACCTTACACCAAATACCCAGGTAGATGAGAGATCAAGTTGAGCAATTTGCTGCATCCACATAAAACAGGAGAATAATGTTAAAAAGATATACAATCATAGGCCTATACACTCACTTCCAGTCTTCCATACAAAATAATAGACTTAATACGAAGCATTGTTCTCATcatgaaaaaataataatttatcCTAAGTCTATGACAAACGGAATGATTTGGGCAAACATTTCGCACACAAAGAAAACTAAGCACAAAGCTAAGTTAAGCTTAGCTCATAAACAGATGAAGTGTTATTTTCAACAGTAAGCAGGGTGATAAAAAAATGTTGGTATACTTGAATTTCTAGTTACCGACAAAAGTTATAGATGTTCAGTTGCGGTCATTAGCCTAGTAAGTGATGCAACAAATGAACATGGAAAAATATCTGAATCTTGTCAAGGTACAAACTATGAGAAATATAGTTACATTCAACCAAGGGTGGAACCAGAATAAACCTAAAGGGGGTGCTGCACCATAGTCACAGAAATCGGGGTCGAGGGTACCCTTCCTCGACCCGGAAACACCGATCCCGTCCCAGAATGCGGGGTCATTTTCATCCCTGCCTTGTAAAAACCTCTCACAAGGACTGTATCCCGCTCCTCGACCCCATCGACCCCGAATCTTTGTGACTATGTGCTGAACCTCTTTTAATTAAGCTAATTTCATACTTTATATGTGAACTTCAGAGCTAAAGGGCTAGTTCTACATGTGAACTTCAGAGCAGAAGGGGGTGGATCTGCAGCACCCCCTGCAGATCCACCCCTGCATTCAACAGGTGGCATGATATCAAACTGAAGGATTTAAAAAATACCTCTCCAAATTTTGAATCAGTTGAAGTGCTTGATTGTGATCCCCTGGTCAGAAATGAAAAAAGGGTGTGAGACCAATAAAGCATTTTGAAGACCTAGATTCCTAGTAGATGTAAGGCTAGCATGTTCCACCTTGTATCCACACCCTTGATAAAAGTAGAGAATACTCTGCATTTACCATCAGTAGACGTTGTTGCAAGGTATATCTGAAGAAAAACAATAGCAGTCAAACCAGCATTACATTCAATGGGACCAGGCCTTGCATCTACATGACAAAACCAGTATCTACATAATAACTTGCATGTACAGAAAAATTACAGCAAAAGAAACTGCATCATGTTATCCAATATTTATTATGGCATTGATGGAGGTTCTCAAATACGTTAAAGGGGGTAACAATAATAAACTCACATTGTTTGGATGCCATGCTAGACTAGTGACAGAAGATTCATGCCTTTTCCTGATAACCTTGCTAATCCACCTGTAGCCCAGCGCAGGATACAGACAGTTAAAGACACGTATCAATAGTGTCACATCAACCTTGCTAATTGCCAGAAATAGATCAGTACAAAACATGTTCAATGGCTCATCAGTCACCAATTGGGACGTACAACAAAAGATAGTGGAAAACTAAGGTCATCTAGAAAACAGTTGTCAATGAATGGAAAGGGTTGGGAACTGAGAATCAATACCAGTTGTTTTCTTGTTCATAGTAGCAAATACACACAGATTTGGCACCACTTCCCACGGCGAACTTGTTTTctgcaaataatacataaagaGTGTTTAAGGAAATAGATCATaattatttggaaaaaaaataccgTAAAAGGTTTTCTTTCTCATGTTCAGCACGGTGTTGCAACAAAATAAGGAAGCAAGGTTAGGATAATATGACTACCTAAGGCAACTAATTAATTAATATGTTAGCATCACAGGACAGATATATGTTAGCATTACAGAATTCAACTATGGTCAGTAATCAGTTGTTTATCaattaattttgagctaacatCTAGTAAGTAACCAGGTGATCAGA is drawn from Panicum virgatum strain AP13 chromosome 1N, P.virgatum_v5, whole genome shotgun sequence and contains these coding sequences:
- the LOC120657615 gene encoding actin-related protein 2/3 complex subunit 1B-like, giving the protein MAATAAVAIHQFAECITCHAWSPDQSMIAFCPNNNEVHIYKFFTDKWEKLHVLSKHDQIVSGIDWSRSSNKIVTVSHDRNSYVWTQEGSDWIPTLVILKLNRAALCVQWSPKENKFAVGSGAKSVCICYYEQENNWWISKVIRKRHESSVTSLAWHPNNIYLATTSTDGKCRVFSTFIKGVDTRGSQSSTSTDSKFGEQIAQLDLSSTWVFGVRWSASGKTLAYAGHNSMIYFVDEVESAPAAQNLALRDLPLRDVLFVSERTVIGVGFDCNPMIFAADETGLWSFVRFLDERKVTPSTSKASQLSEALGKLYGQSKQGTSSDSVEPSKPRGGAHENCITCIVPLTKGRDGTIKRFSTSGLDGKIVVWDLENHMTIAK